In Odontesthes bonariensis isolate fOdoBon6 chromosome 9, fOdoBon6.hap1, whole genome shotgun sequence, the following proteins share a genomic window:
- the LOC142388972 gene encoding olfactory receptor 11A1-like produces the protein MLMMNDTKVSYFTLAAYFDIRAFRYLFFFVVMCLYALIISSNVLLIVVIGVNRSLHEPMYMFLCSLFVNELYGSSGLFPFLLIQILSDVHTVSAPLCFLQVFCLYTYGSVQLSNLSIMAYDRYLAICFPLQYNTLMAPGRTARLVFIVWFYPFLAIVVLVSMTAALRLCGNVINKVFCDNYSIVKLACSEFTAINIYGLLIMCLLVISPAVLIFYSYMRILRVCYSGSTQTRQKAARTCTPHLASLLNFSFGCCFEILHGRFDLSGVPSMLRIVLSVYYLTCQPLFNPVLYGLNVSKIHSLCRSLLCGKKFVFNL, from the exons ATGCTAAT GATGAACGACACAAAGGTTTCGTATTTCACCCTCGCTGCTTACTTTGACATCAGAGCCTTcagatatttatttttctttgtggtCATGTGTTTGTACGCCCTGATCATCAGCTCTAATGTTCTGCTCATCGTGGTTATCGGTGTGAACAGGAGCTTACATGAACCCATGTACATGTTCCTGTGCAGCCTGTTTGTGAATGAGCTGTATGGTAGTTCAGGGCTGTTTCCATTCCTGCTGATTCAGATCCTCTCTGACGTTCAcactgtttctgctcctctctgcttcCTGCAGGTTTTCTGCTTGTACACTTATGGAAGTGTGCAGCTCAGTAACTTATCCATCATGGCTTATGACAGATACCTCGCCATCTGTTTTCCTCTGCAGTACAACACTCTGATGGCGCCTGGGAGGACCGCCAGGCTGGTGTTCATCGTGTGGTTTTACCCTTTTCTTGCTATTGTCGTGTTGGTTTCCATGACCGCAGCTCTGCGGCTGTGTGGAAACGTCATTAACAAAGTTTTCTGTGACAACTACTCCATCGTGAAGCTGGCCTGCTCTGAGTTCACAGCCATCAACATCTATGGCCTCCTCATCATGTGCCTTTTAGTCATTTCTCCTGCAGTTCTGATCTTTTACAGCTACATGAGGATCCTCAGAGTGTGTTATTCTGGGTCCACGCAGACCCGTCAGAAGGCTGCCAGAACCTGCACGCCTCACCTGGCTTCTCTGCTTAACTTCTCCTTCGGCTGCTGCTTTGAAATCTTACACGGCCGGTTCGACCTGAGCGGCGTGCCCAGCATGCTGCGCATCGTGTTGTCGGTGTATTATCTGACCTGCCAGCCGCTCTTTAACCCCGTTCTTTATGGACTCAACGTGTCGAAGATACACAGTTTATGCAGAAGTCTTCTGTGTGggaaaaagtttgtttttaaccTCTAA
- the LOC142388973 gene encoding olfactory receptor 4B13-like, with amino-acid sequence MMNTSQVSYFTLGGYFDPGLLKYFYFIFTLSLYILIVGSNVLLIVVIGVNRSLHGPMYMFLCSLFVNELYGSSGLFPFLLIQILSDVHTVSAPLCFLQVFIVHSYGAVEFLNLAVMSYDRYLAICYPLQYISRMTPKKIAILISVTWIYPFFGLVISLSLLTPLQLCGNRINKVYCDMHSVVKLACYDTTLINIYGLIATFGTIIVALFLILYTYIQIFIVCFSGSKQTRQKAVSTCTPHLASILNFTFAGTFEISQSRFNMSHVPKVLRIFLSLYFFTVQPLFNPAIYGLNMSKIRNICKDLISNIKN; translated from the coding sequence ATGATGAACACCTCACAGGTTTCATATTTCACACTTGGTGGTTACTTTGACCCTGGACTTTTAAagtacttttattttatattcacccTGTCATTGTATATTTTAATAGTTGGTTCTAATGTTCTGCTCATCGTGGTTATCGGTGTGAACAGGAGCTTACATGGACCCATGTACATGTTTCTGTGCAGCCTGTTTGTGAATGAGCTGTATGGTAGTTCAGGGCTGTTTCCATTCCTGCTGATTCAGATCCTCTCTGACGTTCAcactgtttctgctcctctttGCTTCCTGCAGGTTTTTATTGTTCATTCTTACGGAGCTGTAGAGTTTTTAAACCTCGCTGTCATGTCCTATGACAGATATCTTGCTATCTGTTATCCTCTGCAGTACATCTCACGTATGACACCTAAAAAGATTGCCATTCTCATCTCTGTGACGTGGATATATCCTTTTTTTGGTTTGGTtatctctttatctctgcttaCACCATTGCAGCTGTGTGGGAACAGGATTAACAAAGTTTACTGTGATATGCACTCTGTGGTCAAACTGGCATGCTATGACACAACTTTAATCAACATCTATGGGCTCATTGCTACTTTTGGCACAATCATTGTTGCTTTATTTCTAATCCTTTACACTTACATTCAGATTTTTATTGTATGTTTCTCTGGATCCAAACAGACCCGACAGAAAGCTGTCAGCACCTGCACGCCTCACCTGGCTTCCATCTTGAACTTTACCTTTGCTGGCACCTTTGAAATATCACAGAGCAGATTTAACATGAGTCATGTACCGAAGGTGTTGCGTATTTTTCTGTCATTATATTTCTTCACGGTTCAGCCTCTTTTTAATCCTGCGATATATGGTCTGAACATGTCCAAGATCCGGAATATTTGTAAAGATCTTATTTCAAATATAAAGAATTGA
- the LOC142388971 gene encoding olfactory receptor 52K1-like, which translates to MENISSHKHFILNGFDELGELRPVVFVPFFLMFIVALLANSLLLYVVVSRRSLHQPMSILIACMACIDLCLPVFFVPNMLLSLLLDWRGISLLGCLIQMHFIHFFGTFQSTLLVWMSLDRYFAICTPLYYHERMAPQRFLKFMIPLVVRNVLMITLFVGLAGSLSFCRNMMNHCFCEHMALVELACGSTATNNLAGLIAMFFIPVFDFFVIAASYVVIFSSVLRSGSSSTRALHTCVTHIMVITLSLTLALIAFLSYRIRNSLPAAVRVFFSTMYLLFPSCFNPIIYGIRTSEIREQMLKMLTHFVQTAPQM; encoded by the coding sequence ATGGAGAACATCTCTTCACACAAACACTTTATCCTCAACGGCTTCGATGAGCTCGGAGAGCTGAGACCCGTCGTCTTCGTGCCGTTCTTCCTCATGTTCATAGTGGCTCTGCTGGCCAACTCCCTGCTGCTGTACGTCGTCGTTTCACGGCGAAGCCTTCATCAGCCGATGAGCATCCTCATCGCCTGCATGGCCTGCATCGACCTGTGCCTTCCAGTTTTCTTCGTCCCGAACATGCTGCTGAGCCTCTTGTTGGACTGGAGGGGCATCTCCCTGCTCGGTTGTCTCATTCAGATGCACTTCATTCACTTTTTTGGAACTTTCCAGTCGACGTTGTTGGTCTGGATGTCTCTGGACCGCTACTTTGCCATCTGCACGCCCCTCTACTACCACGAACGCATGGCCCCGCAGAGGTTCCTGAAGTTCATGATCCCCCTTGTTGTCAGAAATGTGCTGATGATCACGTTGTTCGTGGGTCTGGCAGGAAGTCTGTCGTTCTGCAGAAACATGATGAACCACTGCTTCTGTGAGCACATGGCGCTGGTGGAGCTGGCCTGTGGAAGCACCGCCACCAACAACCTGGCCGGGCTGATCGCCATGTTCTTCATTCCCGTTTTCGACTTCTTCGTCATCGCCGCCTCTTACGTGGTGATTTTCAGCTCCGTGCTGAGGTCCGGCAGCTCCAGCACCAGAGCTCTCCACACCTGCGTCACACATATCATGGTCATCACCCTCAGTCTGACGTTGGCGCTGATCGCCTTCCTGTCGTACCGGATCAGAAACAGTCTCCCTGCAGCCGTTCGGGTGTTCTTCAGCACCATGTATCTGCTGTTCCCCAGCTGTTTCAACCCCATCATCTATGGGATCAGGACCTCTGAGATCAGAGAACAAATGCTGAAGATGCTGACACACTTTGTCCAAACTGCACCCCAGATGTAA